TCGTAATTTCCGGCTTGGGTTGCGTGAATGACGGCAGTGACGGGCGCAAACAAAGCTCTGATGATGGAATCAGTTTGCTCGTCGATGCTGACCACCATCGCCGCGCCGGTAATCATCGTCGTAATGATCGTGAAGAAGAGTAAAACGATATGAAGGAAAATGCGGCTTGGCGCTAGTTCTTCGGAGCGCTCCAGCGCGTAACGTTCATCACGTTGGGCGCGTTCAAGCTCAGGAAACAGATAAGGCTGATTGGTGCTTTCCACAAAAACAGGATACAACTTTGGGATAGTTTGCTGTCAACAGCAGCGAGAAGGATGTTAGATGGTTGCATCACCTAACATCCTTTAGGAAATTCAGGATTGAAGTTCTTTGCCCGGTTTAAAGCGAATGGTTTTTCCCGGCGGAATATCTGTAACTTCGCCGGTGCGAGGATTACGACCGACGCCGCGTTTGCGTGGTTTGACAACGAACACCCCGAACCCGCGCAGTTCAATTCGCTCCCCTCTTTGCAAAGCATTTTTCATCGCTTCAAAAAGCGCTTCGACGGCAACTTCAGCTTTAATTTTTGGAACTCCGGTTTTGTCAGAAACTTCATTTACGATATCGAGCTTAATCACGGTTAGCCTCCGTTTGACTTCGATTTAATAATTACTGAAAGCCATGATTGATGAAGGCTTGCATTATAGGAACCGCTTTTAACGACTGTCAAGAAAGTAAAAAAAAACTGCTGCAATCAGATTTGTTGAATCTGTAAGATGACTTTTTCGCTGAGTGAAAGCCGGATTCCTGAATGACAAATAAGCCTTTTCAGATGAGGCAAACTGGACGGAGCGGGTTTCGCAAATTTATCCGTCTTATCTGTTCCACCCGCTCAATCAATAAGTTTTACCTCTCGGTATTGAGTGATTGAATTTTTTGGTAGTGATTAATGGTAAACCTGCGCTCGACTGTAGAGAGAATTTTTAAACATCGGGGTCGGCGTTGCTCGCCTGTGCGCCGCCTTTATCTGCCCCGTGAATTTGCCGCGATTCATCGACATAGAATGAACGCTTGCCGGTCACGCCGTAACGTTCGGGAATCGCTGTCGCTTCAAAACCGCCCGGACGCACGCGCACTTCAAAGCGATACCCGGTGAGTTTGCCGCGCGCGGGGTCGCTCATTGCCCCGCTTGCAATCAAGGTTTCAAGCGTCGCAAACTGTCCGTCACCATTCAGCGCATAAGCCATTTCAGCCGTGACAATCGAACGCAAACGGGCAAGGGCAGCCGTTTCGTTAGCCGCAATCACCTGCGGCACTTGTTCGGGTCGATTGGTGTTTTTTGCATCGCTGCCAAAATTTTTTATCAGGCTGTCACATCCGGTTAAACTTAAAGCGAGCATCGCTATCAACAAGAATTTTTTCATCGGGGAGTCCTCAATCAGTTCGGATTTAAAACCGCAGGGGCAGCCGTCAATTTGCCAACATACTATTTTGAAAACCGGAATGCCGCAATACTTATTCAATGGCATCCCTGACCGGATAAGCTAAATTTTTCTGTCAATCGCTTGACTAAAGCTGTAGACATAATTAGACCTGAATCTTGAATTGTCCCGGAATGAAATCGCAAAACCGCCACGCGACAAAGGAGACTACGGATGAAAGTTTTGATGACCGGGGTGACCGGGCTAATCGGCAAAGCGTTATGCGAGCGGCTCAAAAGTGAAGGGCATATCATCGTTGGACTTTCGCGTTCGCCGCAAAAGGTCAAAGGTTTAGCGGTTGATGAAATGCACGCCTGGGACACGCTTTCCTGCCCGCCGCCTGATGCTGCACTCGATGGCATTGATGCCGTGATTCACCTC
This genomic window from Acidobacteriota bacterium contains:
- a CDS encoding HU family DNA-binding protein — its product is MIKLDIVNEVSDKTGVPKIKAEVAVEALFEAMKNALQRGERIELRGFGVFVVKPRKRGVGRNPRTGEVTDIPPGKTIRFKPGKELQS